The Myxococcus virescens genome has a segment encoding these proteins:
- a CDS encoding integrase core domain-containing protein, with product IEWLTDNGPAYTAHETREFGSSLGLLIRTTPAYSPESNGMAESFVKSFKRDYVYLARLDSAEAVLQQLPAWFHDYNTVHPHKALKMRSPREFRLAASPL from the coding sequence ATTGAGTGGCTGACCGACAACGGCCCGGCCTACACAGCCCATGAGACGCGCGAATTTGGGAGCAGCCTGGGCCTGCTCATCCGCACCACGCCGGCCTACTCCCCCGAGAGCAATGGCATGGCGGAGTCCTTCGTGAAGAGCTTCAAGCGCGACTACGTGTACCTGGCCCGACTGGACAGCGCCGAGGCAGTCCTCCAGCAGCTCCCCGCCTGGTTTCACGACTACAACACCGTGCACCCTCACAAGGCGCTGAAGATGCGCTCCCCGAGAGAGTTTCGACTCGCCGCTTCACCCCTCTGA
- a CDS encoding FG-GAP repeat domain-containing protein, producing the protein MPTGEVEIRYGTTGSGALLFSAASQNTWIANLAMVPGDFNGDGYTDIFRYNTSTGEVETRFGVAGMGPLHFSASTLETWVANLKFAPGDFNGDGRTDLFRYYTPTGEAEIRYGSPGTAPFVFSAASQNLWIPGLETISGYVPSH; encoded by the coding sequence ATGCCTACGGGCGAGGTGGAGATTCGCTACGGCACCACTGGCTCAGGGGCTCTGCTCTTCAGTGCGGCGTCGCAGAACACGTGGATTGCCAATCTGGCCATGGTGCCTGGTGACTTCAACGGGGATGGGTACACGGACATCTTCCGGTACAACACGTCCACTGGCGAGGTGGAGACCCGCTTCGGTGTTGCCGGCATGGGGCCGCTGCATTTCAGTGCTTCGACCTTGGAGACGTGGGTTGCGAATCTGAAGTTCGCGCCTGGTGACTTCAACGGCGACGGTCGCACGGACCTCTTCCGCTACTACACCCCGACCGGTGAGGCTGAGATTCGCTACGGCAGCCCAGGCACGGCGCCCTTTGTCTTCAGCGCGGCGTCCCAGAACCTCTGGATTCCCGGTTTGGAGACCATCAGCGGCTACGTGCCCAGCCACTGA
- a CDS encoding metallophosphoesterase — translation MAAEREPLEPLKPPREDIPTEDLRPYALSPREGLPVSDQSMAAHPRKRADMVRWLHPTQLLRTGLDAVVAAVFGARADQRLIEAVVRPQVPYFDYSQEPMPEGGFWLDYVSDTGDGWNSTYAVARLLALPELTLSVQGQPHAESHATQRGRLLVHGGDGVYPGASREVYDERLVQPYEAAMRRSHAPSPDLFVIPGNHDWYDGLGAFLRLFCANRWIAGRRTRQSRSYFALKLPQRWWLIGTDVQLNSDIDVPQVEYFREVASHMGPDDRIILCNAEPAWILAATERRKGSYLENNLEYLQEKVFGRRINVFLAGDLHHYRRHEDAGGRQKITAGGGGAFLHPTHAPSAPVLRDGYTLQKSFPDEWTSRKLARQNLLLIRHSPLFGLMTGMLYLLLALAAYAEVGSFGISQLSDVILAVANSMVARPWTLVLGMATIGGLIGLADSAFGKWRTLAGTLHGLGHIAAAFFVAWGATYFTVSGLGVCPELAADGIHCEAGWWHLAGKFLLSSGFTFLGGFLVGPFVMGLYLWLSVNRFGAHSNEAFISLALPDWKNFLRMRIGEDGRLTVFPVGIERVPRKWKETHAGPYAPAFDPDDPKATAPVLIEPPIRV, via the coding sequence ATGGCCGCTGAGCGCGAGCCGCTGGAGCCGCTGAAGCCGCCACGTGAGGACATCCCTACCGAGGACCTGCGTCCCTACGCTTTGTCTCCGCGCGAGGGCCTGCCGGTGTCGGACCAGAGCATGGCGGCGCATCCCCGGAAGCGGGCGGACATGGTGCGCTGGCTTCATCCCACACAACTGCTGCGCACGGGCTTGGACGCGGTGGTGGCGGCCGTCTTCGGCGCGCGCGCGGACCAGCGGCTCATCGAAGCGGTGGTGCGGCCGCAGGTGCCCTATTTCGACTACTCGCAGGAGCCGATGCCGGAGGGCGGCTTCTGGCTGGACTATGTGTCGGACACCGGCGATGGCTGGAACTCCACCTACGCGGTGGCGCGGCTGCTGGCGCTGCCGGAGCTGACGCTGTCCGTGCAGGGCCAGCCCCACGCGGAGTCCCATGCCACACAGCGAGGACGGCTGCTCGTCCATGGCGGTGACGGCGTGTACCCCGGCGCCAGCCGAGAGGTGTACGACGAGCGGCTCGTCCAGCCCTATGAGGCGGCCATGCGGCGCTCGCATGCGCCCAGCCCGGACCTGTTCGTGATTCCGGGCAACCATGACTGGTACGACGGGCTCGGCGCCTTCCTGCGGCTGTTCTGCGCGAACCGGTGGATTGCTGGCCGGCGCACGCGGCAGAGCCGCAGCTACTTCGCGCTGAAGCTGCCCCAGCGCTGGTGGCTCATCGGCACGGACGTGCAGCTCAACAGCGACATCGACGTGCCACAGGTGGAGTACTTCCGCGAAGTGGCCAGCCACATGGGCCCCGACGACCGCATCATCCTCTGCAACGCGGAGCCCGCGTGGATTCTGGCCGCCACCGAGCGGCGCAAGGGCAGCTACCTGGAGAACAACCTGGAGTACCTCCAGGAGAAGGTGTTCGGCCGGCGCATCAACGTCTTCCTCGCCGGGGACCTGCACCACTACCGGCGGCACGAGGACGCCGGCGGGCGGCAGAAAATCACCGCGGGCGGTGGCGGGGCCTTCCTCCACCCCACGCACGCGCCCTCCGCCCCTGTCCTGCGGGACGGCTACACGCTGCAGAAGAGCTTCCCGGACGAATGGACGTCTCGGAAGCTGGCGCGGCAGAACCTGCTCCTCATCCGCCACAGTCCGCTGTTCGGGTTGATGACCGGCATGCTGTACCTGCTGCTGGCGCTGGCGGCCTACGCGGAGGTGGGCTCGTTCGGAATATCGCAGCTTTCGGACGTCATCCTGGCGGTGGCCAACAGCATGGTGGCCCGGCCGTGGACGCTGGTGCTGGGCATGGCCACCATCGGCGGGCTCATCGGGCTGGCGGACTCGGCCTTCGGCAAGTGGCGCACGCTGGCGGGCACGCTCCACGGGCTTGGACACATCGCCGCGGCCTTCTTCGTGGCCTGGGGCGCCACCTACTTCACGGTGAGCGGCCTGGGCGTGTGCCCCGAGCTCGCCGCGGACGGCATCCACTGCGAGGCGGGCTGGTGGCACCTGGCGGGCAAGTTCCTGCTGTCCTCGGGCTTCACCTTCCTGGGCGGCTTCCTGGTGGGGCCCTTCGTCATGGGCTTGTACCTGTGGCTGAGCGTGAATCGCTTCGGCGCGCACTCCAACGAGGCCTTCATCTCGCTGGCGCTTCCGGACTGGAAGAACTTCCTCCGCATGCGCATCGGTGAAGACGGACGGCTCACCGTCTTTCCCGTGGGCATCGAGCGCGTGCCCCGCAAGTGGAAGGAGACCCACGCCGGTCCCTACGCGCCCGCGTTCGACCCGGATGACCCGAAGGCCACCGCGCCCGTACTCATCGAGCCTCCCATCCGCGTGTGA
- a CDS encoding acyl-CoA thioesterase, which produces MPDSPLKDFPVVVSFPLHWGEMDAFGHANNTRTFTWFETARIHYFARIGLTGPSGAGDERTNRDGVGPILKATNAEYLRPVLFPTRLVAGCRATRIGTSSITLEHAVAGEDDGVLYTRGSCVIVTLRYATHEKVPVPAELRAAIEALEGRSFSS; this is translated from the coding sequence ATGCCGGACTCGCCGCTCAAGGATTTCCCGGTGGTCGTCTCCTTCCCTCTCCACTGGGGGGAGATGGACGCCTTCGGCCACGCCAACAACACGCGCACGTTCACCTGGTTCGAGACCGCCCGCATCCACTACTTCGCGCGCATCGGTCTGACGGGGCCGTCTGGCGCGGGGGACGAGCGGACGAACCGCGACGGCGTGGGGCCCATCCTGAAGGCCACCAACGCGGAGTACCTGCGTCCCGTCCTCTTCCCCACGCGCCTGGTGGCCGGTTGCCGCGCCACCCGCATCGGAACGTCGTCCATAACCCTGGAGCACGCGGTGGCCGGAGAGGACGACGGCGTCCTCTACACCCGGGGGAGCTGCGTCATCGTCACCCTGCGCTACGCCACCCACGAGAAGGTCCCCGTGCCGGCGGAGCTCCGCGCGGCCATCGAGGCGCTCGAAGGGCGCTCCTTCAGCTCGTGA
- a CDS encoding class I SAM-dependent methyltransferase — protein MSEQRFLGIAPSTSDLALGFYEGMAEEYHLLFANWPQVVERQGAMLDALLRRCEAPPPRRVLDCACGIGTQALGLAGRGYTVHATDLSPAAVARAEREARAMNVHLTTGVADMRTLDAQVEGTFPVVLALDNAVTHLLTDEDLDAAARAMASKLAPGGLVVLSVRDADALVQSQPRFTSERLLDAPEGRRILFQIWDWAADGRTYTVHQFILRPEGKGWHTTEHTGVYRALQRVDLERALTRAGLMDTRWHTPEETGFHQPILTARRA, from the coding sequence GTGAGTGAACAGCGGTTTCTGGGCATCGCGCCGTCCACGAGCGACCTGGCGCTGGGGTTCTACGAGGGCATGGCGGAGGAGTACCACCTGCTCTTCGCCAACTGGCCGCAGGTGGTGGAGCGGCAGGGCGCCATGCTGGACGCGCTGCTGCGCCGCTGCGAGGCGCCGCCGCCCCGGCGGGTGCTGGACTGCGCGTGTGGCATTGGCACCCAGGCGCTGGGACTGGCGGGCCGTGGCTACACCGTCCACGCCACCGATTTGAGCCCGGCCGCCGTGGCACGTGCCGAGCGCGAGGCTCGCGCGATGAACGTGCACCTCACCACGGGCGTGGCGGACATGCGCACGCTGGACGCGCAGGTGGAGGGCACCTTCCCGGTGGTGCTGGCGCTGGACAACGCGGTGACGCACCTGCTGACGGACGAGGACCTGGACGCGGCGGCGCGCGCCATGGCGTCGAAGCTGGCTCCCGGTGGGCTGGTGGTGTTGAGCGTGCGCGACGCCGACGCGCTGGTGCAGAGCCAGCCCCGCTTCACCTCGGAGCGGCTCTTGGATGCACCCGAGGGCCGCCGCATCCTCTTTCAAATCTGGGACTGGGCCGCGGACGGACGGACGTACACGGTGCACCAGTTCATCCTCCGCCCCGAGGGCAAGGGCTGGCACACCACCGAGCACACGGGCGTGTACCGCGCGCTTCAGCGCGTGGACCTGGAGCGGGCGCTCACGCGCGCGGGGCTGATGGATACGCGCTGGCACACGCCGGAGGAGACGGGCTTCCATCAGCCCATCCTCACGGCGCGGCGGGCCTGA
- a CDS encoding malonic semialdehyde reductase: MATQQAGLDANALNQLFLDARTHNAWLDKPVADDVLQQLYALTRMAPTAANSQPVRIVFVKSREAKERLKPTLSPGNVDKTMNAPVTAIIAYDTAFYEKFPQLFPARDMKAGFLAMPAEAREKTAYMNSSLQGGYFILAARALGLDCGPMAGFDNAKVDAAFFPEGKWKSNFLINLGYGDAEKLFPRNPRLDFSEACRIE; this comes from the coding sequence ATGGCAACGCAGCAGGCCGGCCTCGACGCCAACGCCCTCAACCAGCTCTTTCTCGACGCCCGCACCCACAACGCGTGGCTCGACAAGCCGGTGGCGGACGACGTCCTCCAGCAGCTCTACGCGCTCACCCGGATGGCGCCCACGGCGGCCAACTCGCAGCCGGTGCGCATCGTCTTCGTGAAGAGCCGCGAGGCGAAGGAGCGGCTCAAGCCCACCCTGTCCCCTGGCAACGTGGACAAGACGATGAACGCGCCGGTGACGGCCATCATCGCGTACGACACCGCGTTCTACGAAAAGTTTCCCCAGCTCTTCCCCGCGCGCGACATGAAGGCGGGCTTCCTCGCCATGCCCGCGGAGGCCCGCGAGAAGACGGCCTACATGAACAGCTCGCTGCAGGGGGGCTACTTCATCCTCGCCGCGCGGGCGCTGGGCCTGGACTGCGGCCCCATGGCGGGCTTCGACAACGCGAAGGTGGACGCGGCGTTCTTCCCGGAGGGGAAGTGGAAGTCCAACTTCCTCATCAACCTCGGCTACGGCGACGCGGAGAAGCTCTTCCCGCGCAACCCGCGCCTGGACTTCAGCGAGGCGTGCCGCATCGAGTAG
- a CDS encoding winged helix-turn-helix transcriptional regulator has product MEHPLTRCARYEKASELMGKRWTGLILRILLAGPRRFGELTAEIGSISERVLSERLKELEAEGVVSRHVDAGPPIRVAYQLTEKGQALWKVVDELGRWAERWVDVKPASAARKRKSA; this is encoded by the coding sequence ATGGAGCATCCGCTGACACGGTGTGCGCGGTACGAGAAGGCCAGCGAGCTGATGGGGAAGCGCTGGACGGGCCTCATCCTGCGCATCCTGCTCGCGGGGCCCCGGCGCTTCGGCGAGCTGACGGCCGAGATTGGCAGCATCAGCGAGCGCGTCCTGTCGGAGCGGCTCAAGGAGCTGGAGGCGGAGGGCGTGGTGTCGCGTCACGTGGACGCGGGGCCTCCCATCCGCGTGGCGTACCAGCTCACGGAGAAGGGACAGGCGCTGTGGAAGGTCGTGGATGAGCTGGGGCGGTGGGCGGAGCGCTGGGTGGACGTGAAGCCCGCCTCTGCCGCTCGCAAGCGCAAGTCCGCGTGA